Proteins co-encoded in one Bacteroidota bacterium genomic window:
- a CDS encoding energy transducer TonB — translation MRFSKLFLVLSICLFGKQMYAQKSNKPISIQDTVPFVKPEVLPMFPGGDSKLMEFVSANIKYPAKAKKKGNVGTSYISFIIKKTGEVSNIKTYKGIPGCASCDDEAKRVVALMPKWTPGKQDGEAIDVQYILPVKFSLK, via the coding sequence ATGCGATTTAGTAAACTGTTTTTAGTGCTCTCAATTTGCCTTTTTGGAAAGCAGATGTATGCACAAAAGTCGAATAAACCAATAAGTATACAAGATACTGTACCCTTTGTTAAACCCGAGGTTTTACCTATGTTTCCGGGGGGCGATAGCAAACTTATGGAATTTGTATCGGCCAATATTAAGTATCCCGCTAAGGCTAAGAAAAAGGGAAATGTAGGTACTTCTTATATTTCATTTATCATAAAAAAAACGGGAGAGGTGAGTAATATTAAGACCTATAAGGGAATTCCGGGTTGCGCATCTTGTGATGATGAAGCCAAGCGTGTTGTAGCACTTATGCCCAAATGGACGCCTGGAAAGCAAGATGGAGAAGCGATTGATGTGCAATATATTTTACCGGTAAAATTCTCGTTGAAATAA
- a CDS encoding VOC family protein, which translates to MAVTKMMQPSSSETATLKRVTGIGGIFFKCKDPLKLKEWYKAHLGLNTDQYGTNFEWRQAGDSTKKGFTQWSAFKETTKYFLPSTREFMINYRVADISSLYTALKNEGVTICDSIDSYEYGKFLHILDNEGNKIELWEPNDEEYDKMGVKINGGRTK; encoded by the coding sequence ATGGCTGTTACTAAAATGATGCAACCTTCAAGTTCTGAAACTGCAACACTTAAAAGAGTAACCGGCATTGGTGGGATATTTTTTAAATGCAAAGACCCACTAAAATTAAAGGAATGGTACAAAGCGCATTTAGGTTTAAATACCGATCAGTATGGAACCAATTTTGAATGGAGACAGGCCGGCGATTCAACCAAAAAGGGATTTACTCAATGGAGTGCTTTTAAAGAAACCACCAAGTACTTTTTGCCATCAACCCGTGAGTTCATGATTAATTATCGCGTTGCTGATATAAGCTCATTGTACACTGCATTAAAAAATGAAGGAGTAACAATTTGTGATTCAATTGACAGTTATGAGTATGGTAAATTTTTACACATCCTGGATAACGAAGGAAACAAGATTGAACTTTGGGAACCCAACGATGAAGAATACGACAAAATGGGAGTAAAAATTAACGGTGGAAGAACTAAGTAA
- a CDS encoding PspC domain-containing protein, with product MFETIINWFEKQAFGVCNWWGEKLGIQSNAIRMYFIYLSFFTVGSPVIIYFIMAFVLQHKTYFKFWRSKKSSVWEI from the coding sequence ATGTTTGAAACAATCATCAACTGGTTCGAAAAACAAGCCTTTGGCGTATGCAATTGGTGGGGCGAAAAATTAGGAATTCAATCAAATGCTATTCGCATGTACTTTATTTACTTGTCGTTTTTTACGGTTGGATCACCGGTAATAATCTATTTTATTATGGCCTTTGTGCTGCAACACAAAACCTATTTCAAATTTTGGCGCTCAAAAAAATCGAGCGTTTGGGAAATATAA
- a CDS encoding DUF420 domain-containing protein, whose amino-acid sequence MNDKFIFRFIYSISALVFILVVVLNRKVLPAPEVIPQFAFMLPKLNAFINGTCSILLLVSLYFIRKKNIALHKKINILTFALSSIFLVSYVLFHYYVKETHFGGEGIIKNIYYIILISHIILAAVVLPLILFSFHRGLQMQVELHKKLVRWTYPIWLYVTVSGVIVYLMISPYYQF is encoded by the coding sequence ATGAACGATAAATTTATTTTCAGATTTATTTACAGTATTTCAGCACTGGTGTTTATTTTGGTAGTAGTACTTAATCGAAAAGTATTACCTGCTCCCGAAGTTATACCACAATTTGCTTTTATGCTTCCAAAGTTAAATGCATTTATTAACGGTACTTGTAGTATTTTACTGTTAGTTTCATTATACTTTATTCGCAAAAAAAATATTGCCCTGCACAAAAAAATCAACATTCTTACGTTTGCTTTGTCATCGATATTTTTAGTTAGCTATGTGTTATTTCATTACTATGTAAAAGAAACACATTTTGGTGGCGAAGGCATTATTAAAAACATTTATTATATAATCTTAATAAGCCACATTATTTTAGCAGCAGTAGTACTTCCATTAATCTTGTTTTCGTTTCATAGAGGATTACAAATGCAAGTTGAATTGCATAAAAAACTAGTACGTTGGACTTATCCAATTTGGTTGTATGTTACTGTATCCGGAGTTATTGTGTACTTAATGATTTCACCTTATTATCAATTTTAA
- a CDS encoding CvpA family protein: MNFLDVILLLPLLFAAWWGFTKGLIIEIASVLALVLGIYGAVLFADKTAAYLTDSLDFHSSNLHLIAFLITFIGLVVGVYFMAKVMEGIVAITGLSIANRIAGAVFGILKMGIILSGLIYILNRHNLVQKWVPENFRKEAILYTPVSKIALKIIPKLELLFS, translated from the coding sequence ATGAATTTTTTGGATGTAATTCTATTGCTTCCACTTTTGTTTGCAGCTTGGTGGGGATTTACCAAAGGGCTAATTATTGAAATAGCATCGGTATTGGCCTTGGTTCTTGGAATATACGGGGCTGTATTGTTTGCCGATAAAACCGCAGCTTATTTAACCGATTCGCTCGATTTTCATTCTTCCAATTTACATTTGATTGCATTTTTAATCACCTTTATCGGGCTGGTTGTTGGAGTATATTTTATGGCTAAAGTGATGGAAGGAATTGTTGCCATTACCGGATTAAGTATAGCTAACCGTATAGCCGGAGCAGTATTTGGGATACTCAAAATGGGAATCATTTTAAGTGGATTGATTTACATTCTAAATCGACACAATTTAGTGCAAAAATGGGTTCCCGAAAACTTTCGGAAAGAGGCAATTTTATATACTCCAGTATCGAAAATTGCGTTAAAAATAATTCCAAAGCTGGAACTACTTTTTTCCTAA
- a CDS encoding sterol desaturase family protein, whose translation MLCNFTINPTTFSDFLVLISLRYFLLAGFAFFICYVWLRKKITYAKIQPAFPKAADYRRELLNSLTTVIIFALVPSLLLLTPLRQYTQFYTGAYSLGKGYFWFIFPVIFLIHDTYFYFIHRLMHHPRLFNFFHLTHHRSTNPSPWAAFAFSIPEAILEAGIVVVLLFCIPLCKWHLFVFFLVLMIYNVYGHLGWELYPKGFSKNFIGKWINTSVNHNLHHRYFKGNYGLYFLWWDRWLGTIRNDYDEQFEEVKNRIK comes from the coding sequence ATGCTTTGTAATTTCACAATAAATCCAACTACGTTTAGCGATTTTTTGGTTTTGATTTCATTGCGTTATTTCCTATTGGCAGGCTTTGCTTTTTTTATTTGCTATGTATGGCTGAGAAAAAAAATTACTTATGCTAAAATTCAACCTGCATTTCCTAAGGCAGCAGATTACCGTCGTGAACTCTTGAATTCTTTAACAACTGTAATTATTTTTGCGCTAGTACCTTCCCTCTTGTTGCTAACACCTTTGCGGCAATATACACAGTTTTATACCGGAGCATACAGCCTTGGGAAAGGGTATTTTTGGTTTATTTTTCCTGTAATTTTTTTGATTCACGATACCTATTTTTACTTCATACATCGCTTGATGCATCATCCGCGATTATTTAATTTTTTTCACTTAACACATCATCGTTCTACAAATCCATCGCCTTGGGCCGCCTTTGCATTTAGTATACCGGAGGCAATACTTGAAGCAGGCATAGTAGTAGTTTTATTGTTTTGCATTCCTTTATGCAAATGGCATTTGTTTGTATTTTTTTTGGTGTTGATGATATACAATGTGTATGGACATTTAGGCTGGGAATTATACCCCAAGGGATTTAGTAAAAATTTTATTGGCAAATGGATAAACACATCCGTCAATCACAACCTACACCACCGCTATTTTAAAGGTAATTACGGTTTGTATTTTCTTTGGTGGGATCGTTGGTTAGGTACCATTAGAAACGATTATGATGAACAGTTTGAAGAAGTAAAAAATAGAATAAAATAA
- a CDS encoding T9SS type A sorting domain-containing protein, with amino-acid sequence MNPFASHHLSIKYLCILSLLLSSSLFSFSQINFEWQHPIPTGHHYSDVQLIGANTVVAIGVDGTFIRSEDGGTSWKYYYIPTESLLNSMYFVNSDTGFVVGLNYCNYPKVFKTTTGGQSWDTLFIPTNESFNDIKFLNKDTGWFAGTNGSIYRTNDGGSSWINQSITISDDFKTISVLNKDTCFVAGDNGKMYKTIDGGTNWLLVPTGTTNTINSMYFSTNSTGFIGGWGEFIYRTTNGGQTWTQQYNYGSALAITSLFFTDSLHGFGISEYRLYRSTNGGVNWNFVYSPTNILNTAAAINSAGIGIMVGKAGNIQKTINNGVSWTLVAASNNIADLNSTHFSDATHGWAVGVGFCVMRTTDGVSWTKKYGNLTVSAMDAFFVNNNLGYIVGEIGTIKKTTDGGQTFSSVNIPATATLRCVHFINSLEGWVAGDNSTVYKTVNGGTTWTAQTLPNFSYFLNDIFFVDANVGYVGGANHKLFKTTDGGTTWTLLNIPNVVTNPQHIQFFTADTGWVSENGGRIFQTVDGGVTWQNINYVGPSPGYGFHFFNSKYGYYGGSNGLNCDTKLFRTDDGGITWQNTHLPFWFDINGVYMTDTNSVYVVGDYANIIHYGDSVSTITSTSNPSPFVEEFKCEVFPNPAVNQITIKSNFKISTICIKDISGRTVYTKTCNTKELIANVSFLSEGIYFITQVSDEGRNCSSKLVIKKAVE; translated from the coding sequence ATGAATCCATTTGCATCTCATCACTTATCAATAAAATACCTTTGTATACTTAGTTTATTATTGAGCAGTAGTCTGTTCAGTTTTTCACAAATTAATTTTGAATGGCAACATCCCATCCCAACCGGACATCACTATTCGGATGTGCAATTAATTGGCGCTAATACTGTTGTTGCTATTGGTGTAGATGGGACTTTTATTCGTTCGGAGGATGGAGGTACATCTTGGAAATATTATTATATCCCAACTGAATCCTTATTAAATTCAATGTATTTTGTAAACAGCGATACAGGTTTTGTAGTTGGATTAAATTATTGTAATTATCCCAAAGTATTTAAAACCACCACTGGAGGCCAAAGTTGGGATACCTTATTTATTCCTACGAATGAGAGTTTTAATGATATAAAGTTTTTAAATAAAGATACCGGATGGTTTGCCGGTACGAATGGGTCAATTTACAGAACAAACGATGGTGGCAGCAGCTGGATTAATCAATCAATAACCATCAGCGACGATTTTAAAACTATTAGCGTACTTAATAAGGATACTTGCTTTGTAGCCGGTGACAATGGTAAAATGTATAAAACAATTGATGGTGGTACAAACTGGTTATTGGTACCAACTGGCACAACAAATACTATTAATTCAATGTATTTTTCAACCAACTCTACCGGATTTATTGGTGGATGGGGTGAATTTATATACAGAACCACAAACGGTGGGCAAACCTGGACACAGCAATATAATTACGGAAGTGCCTTAGCAATTACCTCCTTATTTTTTACCGATTCATTACATGGTTTTGGAATTTCTGAATACCGCTTATACCGAAGTACCAACGGAGGAGTAAATTGGAATTTTGTGTATTCGCCAACTAATATTTTGAATACAGCTGCAGCAATCAACTCCGCTGGAATTGGAATAATGGTGGGTAAAGCTGGTAACATTCAAAAAACTATCAATAACGGAGTTAGTTGGACTTTAGTAGCTGCTAGTAACAATATTGCTGACTTAAATAGCACTCACTTTTCAGATGCTACTCATGGTTGGGCTGTGGGTGTCGGATTTTGTGTAATGCGCACCACCGATGGTGTAAGCTGGACAAAAAAATATGGAAACTTAACGGTGAGTGCAATGGATGCTTTTTTTGTAAATAACAATTTAGGTTACATTGTAGGAGAAATTGGAACGATAAAAAAAACTACTGATGGTGGACAAACATTTTCAAGTGTCAACATTCCGGCTACAGCCACATTGCGTTGTGTACATTTTATAAATTCATTGGAGGGATGGGTAGCCGGAGATAACAGCACTGTGTATAAAACCGTTAATGGCGGTACAACGTGGACTGCACAAACACTTCCAAATTTTTCCTATTTCTTAAATGATATCTTTTTTGTTGATGCTAACGTTGGTTATGTTGGAGGAGCAAATCACAAATTATTCAAAACCACTGATGGAGGAACAACTTGGACTTTACTAAACATTCCGAATGTAGTAACCAATCCCCAACACATTCAGTTTTTTACAGCAGATACTGGCTGGGTTTCCGAAAATGGTGGACGAATATTTCAAACAGTGGATGGCGGTGTGACTTGGCAGAACATTAATTATGTTGGACCTTCTCCGGGATATGGATTTCATTTTTTTAATTCAAAGTATGGTTATTACGGTGGTTCAAACGGATTAAATTGCGATACCAAATTATTTAGAACCGACGATGGTGGAATTACCTGGCAAAATACCCATTTACCATTTTGGTTTGATATTAACGGTGTGTATATGACAGACACTAACTCGGTATATGTTGTCGGTGATTATGCAAACATTATACATTACGGAGATAGTGTTTCAACTATAACTTCAACTTCCAATCCCTCCCCTTTTGTTGAAGAATTCAAATGTGAAGTATTTCCGAATCCGGCTGTAAATCAAATTACAATTAAAAGCAATTTTAAAATATCCACAATTTGTATTAAGGATATAAGTGGGCGAACTGTATATACTAAAACATGCAACACTAAAGAACTTATTGCCAATGTTTCCTTTTTATCAGAAGGAATTTATTTTATCACACAGGTATCAGATGAAGGACGAAATTGCAGCTCTAAACTTGTGATTAAAAAAGCTGTTGAATAA
- the recR gene encoding recombination protein RecR: MNFSSKLIDDAVNQFATLPGIGKKTALRMVLHLLKKAPDEVESFGNAMTRMRNEIKYCQTCHNISDAAQCEICSNHSRNHSLLCVVEDIRDVIAIESTNQYNGLYHLLGGIISPMEGIGPKDLNIESLVQRVSAGEVKEIIMALSTTMEGDTTNFYLYKRLKDFGLTISTIARGIAVGDELEYADEVTLGRSILQRTPYENSLMLK, from the coding sequence ATGAATTTTTCCTCAAAATTAATTGATGATGCAGTAAATCAATTCGCCACCTTGCCGGGAATTGGAAAAAAAACGGCATTGCGTATGGTTTTGCATTTACTTAAAAAGGCACCCGATGAAGTTGAGAGTTTTGGCAACGCAATGACACGCATGCGTAACGAAATAAAATATTGTCAAACATGTCACAACATTTCGGATGCAGCACAATGTGAAATATGTAGCAACCATAGCCGAAATCATAGTTTATTGTGTGTTGTTGAAGACATTCGGGATGTTATTGCTATTGAAAGCACCAATCAATACAATGGTTTGTATCATTTATTAGGCGGCATAATTTCGCCAATGGAAGGAATAGGTCCTAAAGATTTAAACATTGAAAGTTTGGTGCAACGGGTTAGTGCCGGTGAGGTTAAAGAAATTATAATGGCGCTGAGTACTACCATGGAAGGTGATACCACTAATTTTTACCTGTACAAACGATTAAAAGATTTTGGTCTTACCATAAGCACCATAGCCCGAGGTATTGCAGTGGGAGATGAACTTGAATATGCAGATGAAGTTACTTTGGGACGTTCGATATTGCAGCGAACACCTTATGAAAATAGTTTGATGCTTAAATAA
- a CDS encoding DUF2851 family protein has translation MNEEFLHYIWKFRLFPQQQLSTITGESLQIVKTGEYNHDAGPDFFNAKLKIGATEWAGNVEIHINTSDWLKHKHTKDKAYSNIILHVVYNNDVDLSDYQTQAFHTLELKNILAPSLLQKYNSFKNSQDWIPCERSIHRVPDMIKQNWLSRLLVERLEEKANIIQQKLELTTMNWEACLYEMIAKNFGFNVNAVPFEMLSKALPFFVLQKHKNSLLQLEALVFGTAGMLQQNYNDNYLQALQNEYQFLQKKYKLQPMEKHLWKFLRLRPANFPSIRLAQFAALLNQTEHLFSKILHIDDIKNLEKLLNVEASLYWKSHFVPDKVSKKSIKKLGKLAISSIIINTIVPLLFVYGKKMGQEQFVDRALKFLDVIKPENNSKIAPFASLGFDIQSAYESQGLLQLKNTYCAHKRCLQCAIGNNLLKN, from the coding sequence ATGAATGAAGAGTTTTTACACTATATCTGGAAATTCAGACTGTTTCCTCAACAACAATTATCTACCATCACTGGCGAATCACTGCAAATAGTGAAAACAGGTGAATACAACCACGATGCCGGACCGGATTTTTTTAACGCAAAACTAAAAATAGGTGCAACTGAATGGGCAGGAAATGTAGAAATACATATCAATACTTCCGACTGGTTAAAACATAAACATACCAAGGATAAAGCGTATTCGAACATTATTTTACACGTAGTTTATAACAATGATGTTGATCTTTCGGACTATCAAACGCAGGCATTTCATACCCTCGAATTAAAAAATATCCTCGCTCCTTCCCTCTTACAAAAATATAATTCATTTAAAAACAGTCAGGATTGGATTCCATGTGAACGTTCCATACATAGGGTTCCCGACATGATAAAACAAAACTGGTTAAGCAGATTATTGGTAGAACGTTTAGAAGAAAAGGCAAACATCATTCAGCAAAAACTTGAGCTGACCACCATGAACTGGGAAGCCTGCCTGTATGAAATGATAGCCAAAAATTTCGGATTCAATGTAAATGCGGTGCCCTTTGAAATGCTCTCCAAAGCTTTGCCCTTTTTTGTTTTACAGAAACACAAGAATTCACTATTACAACTAGAAGCATTAGTATTTGGCACTGCAGGAATGTTGCAACAAAATTATAACGACAATTACCTACAAGCCTTGCAAAATGAATATCAGTTTTTGCAAAAAAAATACAAGCTTCAACCGATGGAAAAACATTTGTGGAAATTTTTAAGACTGCGCCCAGCTAATTTTCCAAGTATTCGATTGGCACAATTTGCAGCATTACTAAACCAAACAGAACATTTATTTTCGAAAATACTTCACATCGACGATATTAAAAACTTAGAAAAACTATTGAATGTAGAAGCTTCACTCTATTGGAAAAGTCATTTTGTACCGGATAAAGTTTCCAAAAAATCAATAAAAAAACTTGGCAAATTGGCCATATCGTCCATAATTATTAATACAATAGTACCGCTACTTTTTGTATATGGAAAAAAAATGGGGCAAGAACAATTTGTTGATCGAGCATTGAAATTTTTAGATGTAATAAAACCCGAAAACAACAGTAAAATTGCTCCTTTTGCATCGCTAGGTTTTGATATACAAAGCGCATACGAATCGCAGGGTTTACTCCAACTAAAAAACACTTATTGTGCACACAAACGATGTTTACAGTGTGCCATTGGAAATAATTTACTTAAAAATTAG
- a CDS encoding glycosyltransferase, protein MKLSVIIVNYNVEYFLEQCLHSVLKASKNISCEIIVVDNNSVDGSVGMLEEKFKNVQLIHNKKNTGFSYANNQAIKQAKGEYVLLLNPDTVVEENTFEKVISFMASHEDAGGLGVKMLDGKGNFLPESKRGLPTPSVAFYKIFGLSALFPKSKLFGKYHLGYLDNNKTNEVEILSGAFMLLRKSVLNKIGLLDEAFFMYGEDIDLSYRILKAGYKNYYFADTRIIHYKGESTKKSSINYVFVFYRAMVIFAEKHFSKNNAATFSFLINIAIYFRAFVAIVARVAKQLFLPALDAVLVFSGIYLLTNYWAQHVKFLDGSQYPSEFIGIAVPLYIFIWLMSVYFSSGYDKPIRLWTIAKGILVGTGIILIIYALLPESYRFSRALILIGASWAILSVLGLRIMLHVLKFKNFTITGNNRKRFAIVGQLEECNRVSKLLSQTSLTPGFVGLIYPENGATKKNPEFLGAMDQVKEIIEIYKIDELIFCAKDISSQKIIEYMAMLVNAQVDFKIAPPESLYLIGSNSIDTSGDLYVIDINSITKLSNRRNKRLFDFVTAIVLLALSPLMLFIVKKPLGFIGNCLRVMVGNRSWVGYKTFVTEADEKPGLKALPLIRKGITSAFDVQNSLEASIENMKRINLVYSKDYSIWNDLTILFKGFRQLGN, encoded by the coding sequence ATGAAATTAAGCGTCATTATTGTTAACTACAACGTTGAGTATTTTTTAGAACAATGCCTGCATTCTGTGCTGAAGGCATCTAAAAATATTTCCTGTGAAATAATTGTGGTCGACAATAACTCAGTGGATGGTTCGGTGGGGATGCTCGAAGAGAAGTTTAAAAATGTACAGCTTATTCACAACAAAAAAAACACAGGTTTTTCATACGCCAACAATCAAGCAATAAAGCAAGCCAAAGGTGAGTATGTGCTTTTGTTAAATCCCGATACTGTTGTTGAAGAAAATACTTTTGAAAAAGTTATTTCCTTTATGGCTAGCCATGAAGATGCAGGAGGATTGGGAGTGAAAATGCTAGACGGTAAAGGAAATTTTTTACCCGAAAGTAAGCGAGGATTACCCACTCCTTCGGTAGCATTTTATAAAATTTTCGGATTGTCGGCACTATTTCCTAAGTCGAAATTATTTGGCAAGTATCATTTGGGTTATCTTGATAACAACAAAACAAACGAAGTTGAAATTTTGAGTGGAGCATTTATGCTACTTCGAAAATCGGTGTTGAATAAAATAGGTTTGCTCGATGAAGCATTTTTTATGTATGGAGAAGATATTGATTTGAGTTACCGCATACTAAAAGCAGGATATAAAAACTACTATTTCGCCGACACCCGCATCATACATTACAAAGGAGAAAGTACAAAAAAAAGCAGCATCAATTATGTGTTTGTTTTTTATAGAGCCATGGTAATTTTTGCTGAAAAACACTTTTCAAAAAACAATGCAGCAACTTTTTCTTTCTTAATAAACATTGCTATTTATTTCAGAGCTTTTGTTGCAATTGTTGCTCGTGTAGCAAAACAATTGTTCCTACCTGCTTTAGATGCAGTACTGGTTTTTAGCGGCATTTATTTACTCACAAATTATTGGGCACAACATGTAAAATTTTTGGATGGAAGTCAGTATCCTAGCGAGTTTATAGGAATTGCGGTGCCACTCTATATTTTTATTTGGCTCATGTCGGTGTATTTTAGCTCAGGTTACGATAAACCAATTCGCTTGTGGACAATTGCTAAAGGCATATTGGTAGGTACGGGTATCATTCTGATAATTTATGCCTTACTTCCCGAATCGTACCGCTTTTCGCGTGCATTAATATTAATTGGAGCAAGTTGGGCAATACTATCAGTATTAGGATTGCGAATAATGCTGCATGTTTTAAAGTTTAAAAATTTTACAATTACAGGTAATAATCGCAAACGTTTTGCCATTGTTGGTCAGCTTGAAGAATGCAATCGTGTTTCTAAATTATTGTCCCAAACTTCTTTAACTCCTGGCTTTGTAGGACTTATTTATCCGGAAAATGGAGCAACTAAAAAAAATCCCGAATTTTTAGGTGCCATGGATCAGGTGAAGGAAATAATAGAAATTTATAAAATAGATGAACTTATTTTTTGTGCCAAGGATATTAGTTCACAAAAAATAATTGAGTACATGGCAATGCTCGTAAATGCCCAAGTTGATTTTAAAATTGCTCCTCCCGAAAGCCTGTATTTAATTGGCAGCAACAGTATTGATACTTCAGGCGACTTGTATGTAATCGATATAAATTCCATCACTAAATTATCGAATCGCCGAAACAAACGTTTGTTCGATTTTGTTACTGCTATAGTTTTACTTGCATTGAGTCCTTTGATGCTATTTATTGTAAAAAAACCATTGGGCTTTATTGGAAATTGTTTGCGGGTTATGGTTGGAAATCGCAGTTGGGTTGGCTATAAAACATTTGTTACGGAAGCCGATGAAAAACCGGGATTAAAAGCATTACCTTTGATCCGAAAAGGTATAACCAGTGCTTTTGACGTTCAAAATTCACTGGAAGCTAGCATTGAAAACATGAAACGAATTAATTTAGTGTATTCAAAAGATTATAGTATTTGGAACGATTTAACCATCTTGTTTAAAGGATTTCGTCAACTTGGCAATTAA
- a CDS encoding sodium:solute symporter — protein MTPFSILICVGIYSLLLFFITWLTSRNAGNAGYFLGNKTSPWYVVAYGMIGASLSGVTFMSVPGWVGSTQFSYLTVVLGYLVGYAVIALVLLPLYYRLQLTSIYAYLEQRFGKNSYRTGAFFFLLSRTIGASFRMFLVVIVLQAFVFDALGVPFIFTVAGFIALILLYTYEGGIKTIIWTDTLQTTFMLLGVIISVILISKQLNYSFSDMVSAIQSSEYSQVLFFDFNDKRFFLKQFISGAFIAIVMTGLDQEMMQKNLSCKNIHEAQKNMFTFSAVLVVVNFLFLSLGALLYIFAKNKGIEIPTKTDELFPLIALKYLGPFAGLVFIIGLISAAYPSADGALTSLTTSFCIDFLDMNKRTDLNEEQKKKLRYKVHFSFAVVLLLVIVLFKAINDQAVVGKLFTAAGYTYGPLLGLYAFGLFLKRAVNDKLVPIVCILSPIICYILSENSVQWFGGYKFGFELLILNGSLTFLGLLAISNGSESKQIA, from the coding sequence ATGACACCTTTTAGCATTTTAATTTGTGTAGGTATTTATTCGCTCCTGCTATTTTTTATTACCTGGCTCACTAGCCGCAATGCCGGAAATGCGGGTTATTTTTTAGGGAATAAAACCTCTCCTTGGTATGTAGTTGCTTACGGAATGATTGGGGCTTCTTTAAGCGGGGTTACTTTTATGTCGGTACCGGGATGGGTGGGTAGTACACAGTTCTCATACCTCACTGTTGTATTGGGATATTTGGTAGGATATGCAGTAATTGCATTAGTGTTGCTCCCATTATATTATCGCTTGCAATTAACTTCCATATATGCCTATTTAGAACAACGTTTTGGAAAGAATTCGTATCGCACAGGTGCTTTTTTCTTTTTGCTTTCACGAACAATTGGCGCTTCATTTCGTATGTTTTTGGTAGTGATTGTGTTGCAGGCATTTGTTTTTGATGCGCTTGGTGTTCCTTTTATTTTTACGGTTGCCGGCTTTATTGCTTTGATTTTGTTGTACACTTATGAAGGTGGAATAAAAACCATCATATGGACCGATACACTGCAAACTACCTTTATGCTTTTAGGAGTTATTATCTCTGTAATACTTATATCAAAGCAATTGAATTATTCGTTTAGCGATATGGTTTCAGCTATTCAATCCAGTGAATATTCTCAAGTGCTTTTTTTTGATTTCAACGACAAGCGATTTTTTCTTAAACAGTTTATTAGCGGCGCTTTTATCGCTATAGTGATGACCGGACTAGATCAAGAAATGATGCAAAAAAACTTGAGTTGCAAAAACATTCATGAGGCACAAAAAAACATGTTCACTTTTAGTGCGGTGTTGGTGGTGGTTAATTTTTTGTTTCTTTCACTTGGAGCTTTGCTCTATATTTTTGCGAAAAATAAAGGCATCGAAATACCTACAAAAACAGACGAATTATTCCCACTCATTGCCTTAAAATACTTAGGTCCTTTTGCAGGGTTGGTGTTTATTATTGGACTAATTTCGGCTGCTTATCCAAGTGCAGATGGGGCTTTAACCTCACTTACTACTTCTTTTTGCATCGACTTTTTAGACATGAACAAACGAACAGACTTGAATGAAGAACAAAAGAAAAAGTTACGCTACAAGGTGCATTTTTCGTTTGCAGTAGTATTGTTACTAGTTATAGTTTTATTTAAAGCAATCAACGATCAGGCAGTGGTTGGAAAACTGTTTACTGCAGCAGGATATACCTATGGCCCATTGCTGGGATTGTATGCATTTGGGCTTTTTTTAAAGCGCGCAGTGAATGATAAACTTGTACCAATTGTATGTATACTTTCGCCTATAATTTGTTATATACTTAGCGAAAATTCGGTGCAGTGGTTTGGTGGTTATAAATTCGGATTTGAATTATTAATCTTAAACGGAAGTTTAACCTTTCTTGGATTGTTGGCAATTTCGAACGGAAGTGAAAGCAAACAAATTGCTTAA